Proteins from a single region of Dama dama isolate Ldn47 chromosome 14, ASM3311817v1, whole genome shotgun sequence:
- the LOC133069626 gene encoding putative monooxygenase p33MONOX: protein MSLPIRMYCRAFSYDDALEDPTPMTPPPSDMGSIPWKPVIPERKYQHLAKVEEGEPGVSPRALAPLSASDSEKAPVVKAKATHVIMSSLITKQTQESIQRFEQQAGLRDAGYTPHKGLTTEETKYLRVAEALHKLKLQSGAREERQPASMQSTPSSSPQASPKQKTRGWFTSGSSTALSGPSLSTMDSGSGDKDRSSTDKWSLFGPRSLQKSESGGFAIQAYQGAQKPSPMEVMRAQAARSREEPAASKPPKMDIPVTEGTRQLPRAHSLKPRDLNVLTPTGF, encoded by the coding sequence ATGTCCCTGCCCATCAGGATGTACTGCCGGGCATTCAGCTATGATGATGCCCTCGAGGACCCTACGCCCATGACTCCTCCTCCATCGGACATGGGCAGCATCCCCTGGAAGCCAGTGATTCCAGAGCGCAAGTATCAGCACCTCGCCAAGGTGGAGGAGGGAGAGCCCGGCGTCTCCCCGCGAGCCCTGGCCCCGCTGTCGGCCAGCGACAGTGAGAAGGCCCCTGTGGTGAAGGCCAAAGCTACCCATGTCATCATGAGCTCTTTGATCACAAAACAGACCCAGGAGAGCATTCAGCGTTTTGAGCAACAGGCAGGGCTGCGAGATGCTGGCTACACCCCTCACAAGGGCCTCACCACTGAGGAGACCAAGTACCTTCGAGTGGCAGAAGCACTCCACAAACTAAAGCTCCAGAGTGGAGCAAGAGAGGAGAGGCAGCCAGCCTCCATGCAGTCCACCCCCAGCAGCAGTCCCCAGGCCTCTCCTAAGCAGAAGACCAGAGGCTGGTTCACTTCTGGTTCTTCCACAGCCTTATCTGGCCCCAGTCTTAGCACCATGGATTCTGGAAGCGGGGATAAAGACAGAAGCTCAACCGATAAATGGAGCCTCTTTGGACCAAGATCACTCCAGAAGTCTGAGTCAGGAGGCTTTGCCATCCAGGCCTACCAAGGAGCTCAGAAGCCTTCTCCAATGGAAGTGATGCGCGCACAAGCCGCCCGGAGCAGGGAGGAGCCAGCAGCGTCCAAGCCGCCCAAGATGGACATCCCGGTGACGGAAGGGACGAGACAGCTGCCGCGGGCCCACAGCCTCAAGCCCCGCGACCTGAATGTTCTCACACCCACTGGCTTCTAG